In Brassica napus cultivar Da-Ae chromosome C2, Da-Ae, whole genome shotgun sequence, the sequence AACAACCTTCAGATCCTTTAAGTCCTTCAGGCTGAAAGGCGGCTTAAGGTTCTTACTCACTTCAAGCACTTTTAGACAAACCATGTTAGAAAGTGAAGTGTGTAATTCCTCAATGGCTGTACCGCTTAGACCGAGATACTGGAGATTCTCTACTCGGTTTGGGATCTCAGGGAAGCTCTTGAGCTTTTTGCATCCAGAAAGATTGAGCTTTTGAAGAGACTCCATGTTGTAGATCTTTACTAAAAAATTCAGAAGCTCTTTGCAGTTCCCTAGGTCCAGCTTGACTAGTTTTGAGAGGGACTCAATAGATGCGGGTATTTCACTTATGCTGGTTCCTTTGAGAGACAGTTCTTTGATGTTTTGTGGAACCTCTGGAAACATTTTGATCCCTATGCAGCCACATATATTGAGAACCTGGAGGTGATTTAAATGCTCTATGACTGGAAAGATCTGCAAGCTAGTACAGCCTTGTAGATCGACTAGCTGAAGATAGTGAGCGTCTTTAAGTTCTTGGATGTGAACTAGTTTCTCAGAGTGATGAAGATTGATTGTCTTCAGAGAGTTGAGGTTCTGGATAACAAAAGTGACACTGTCAGGACTTGAGTTACAGAAAATGTCACTCAAAGTAAAAACATGTCAAAAATTTCAGTTTACCTTGGATTCTTCCCAAAGTTCCTCAAGTTGACTGTAAGGCATATTCAGTTCCACAAGGTTGTCAGGATCAAACTCTTCAGGCAGGGTTCGCAAAGCGTAATTCTCCCAATGGAGAAGCCGTAGCTCGTAAGGCAAATATAGTAGACCCATGGAAAGATCGAGTCCAGGACGCCTTTCAGGATCTGAGCTGTAAATTTTAAGCAGTCTAAGATTACACATATCCTGAAACGCACCAGGGTCAACAACAAAGCTCAAACCAGATGCTTCAAGTAATATGCTCTCAATGTCTTCCCTTTCCTGAAATAAAATCAAGAGAAAGCAGAGCCATCAAGAACTTGGGCAtcattaaatcttttttttttgtaacctaCATGGCATCATTAAATCTTGACATGGATATATAAGTATAGTGACAAACCAAAGTGCTTTTGTTACTCACATTTTCTTCCccatttggtttggtttcttcATTGTCTAGAAGAGGTTGAATGCTCTTAACGCCGCAAAGTCTGCGACCCATCCCAACCGTTACTTCTTGACAAAGGATTTTCCTGGCCACGTCTTGTAATGCATTTCCACTTTGTTTCCACGAATAGTCACAAGAGACTTCTCAACAAGATAATCAATCCCAATACACGGGAAGAAACCACACCCATCAAGCACTTGCATGACACGATCAACTTTATCTCCCTTGAAGAAACAAGCAATGTCCATAAATATGTTCTTCTCGTTCTCACTAAGTTCATTATAACTGTTCTTGAATACTTCAAGAATCTCAGCAGGAGGATTTAGCTTGAGTTTGCAAAACTCTATCTCCATTTCTTCTGGTTTCTTTCCCTTTAGCTCATTTCCATAGTGGCTTAGAGCCTTAGCGTTTCCGTTAGCATATTTAACGATCATCTCTGACACTTTCAGGTGGCCAtcttcaggtttgggctctccAAACGCGCACTGGGAAAATAGCTTCAGACCTTCCTTATCATCTAAACCTTTCACCTCATATATTTCAACCATTCTACATTGAACAAGCACTTGTTTATTTCTGGAAGTAATGATTATCACACTTCCTGGATCAAACCACTCAAACCCTCCAAGAAAAGACTCTGCGTTTATAGGGTTCCGCACATCATCAAGAACTAAGAACACACTTTCTTCTCTTTGGCTGTTGTTAGTAATTGACCTGTTGATGTCAAGCTTCTCCTTCACATGTGATGGTAAGTGTTGCCCTCTTAAACGAGACATTCCTTCCTTCTCAAACTCTCTCTCGAAGTTTTGGATGAAGCGACTACGAGATTTGAAGTTCCCTTTCGTCTGGTCAAAGGCTGCTTTTGCAATGGTGGTCTTGCCTATACCGGGCATCCCCCAAATTCCTATGCTGCGGACAACCCATGGTTGCTTACTGAGCAAGTTTTCTATCTCCAACACTCTCGAACTGACCCCGATCTTGTCCGCTGGAATTAGTCGCCCATGTACGTATGAGACAATATCTTCCATAAGTTTCAAGTCACTGCAACACGAttaggtaaaaaaaaacataagttaATATGTAGAATGGTTTCAAGATTAACATTctcatttttttatcttttaagcttccacatcatttttgttttttccatTTATCATAACAAGCATTCAATTTTTACgcaaattttgtttaataaaattcaatacATTATTTCACtaattaacaattttttatatattcaaattaaataaacttaatttatatttataaaaaaattaaaaataataaatttattaattttaaacaattatgaagatatgaaaatatcaaaaatttctaaaaagtgATATGTGTAGTCGGTTGTCCCACTTTTTCTTGCTTTCAACTAGTTAAATGTATTCAACTCCATTTAATCTACATATGCATAAAAAATTCAGTTACTTATTGCAGTGAATTCAACAGTTTAATAAAAAGAGTTTAGTAGACCAATGTAAGTAGTCTTACatgttggttttgtttgaatttGTAAAAATTAGGGTACAAATTGTGTTTACTTGCAGTTCAAGACTACTTCTTGGAGCACACTGAAAGGTTGTAATTTTGTATATCAATGTGAACTACAACTAAAATCGTAACTAGAAGACTCGAACCCTATTTTTTTCTGTCAGAAAGTATACAGTGCCGTAAACATACTTTACTGTATACACAACACTACTTTTGTATACCATTGTAAACTACAACTAAAATCGTAACTAGTGcatattgtaaataaaatataaatataaatatatcatacataatttatattgatatattaaatcaaatctataataAGAAATAGTAGTATAAATTAAGTATTATTAGTGAATATATAGTATGTTATGTACGTTTATCGtccaaaatatattatacaaattaagatgttattataattttttttctataaacgAAATAGTAAAAAGCAAAATTTATAAATCCCCTATaaattaatagagaaacattaaaaaaattataacatgtagtttgtactaattataacatgtagtttgtactaattaaaaaattataacatgtagttaattttgcttacgtggcggtttgagaatcaattgaaaattttgttagttcagaattaaattgttagaaaatgttatattatatagcatgtccattatggaccattcatttatcaaattgaaatgattatatattctttccttaaataaaacttacggaattacctaatgtgattaagataataaggcaattaatgatttttaataataaaaatttgctTACAATCCgtatactttctatcatttttgtttaattatttattattaaaataaattacacaattacattaatcatataataaaaaaataaattttttattgtatatgttgtattttgaatttttcaaaacgagtatgaattactaaaactgttaaaacttCACATGcttttgtgatcaaggtttaaatttttttctataatacgatataatgattataaaatcatatgaataaataattttattttaatagtgtttatgttaatatatatataaatttcatatcgtttaaattaaactatacatcatatgaaaatacatacttatattttgatatttgcgttgaacatatattgaaaagttaatattttaattttgaaatcttcattgttttttttaaatgattataaattattgaaacaacaaaacatttcacattaaaaaaaatcgttggtgtaaaattttgttacagaaatatgcaaataatcataaaatcatacgaGTAGAAaccttatttaataaatatttaaattaaaagtatactataatctatgttaataaaattgaaatttaattatatatcatatatgatagataaaattgattgttttgatatatttactctaaaatgattgcgagtaaacaagagcggtcgtttgatttatatgcgcatgcacaccaatttattacataatagtaactgatttcttatttatatataattattattttatcataatatgtagaaaaacataaaataagtaattaatataaaatatttattttgcacaAGGCACTGAttttaacctaagtatgtatctctttaataattttaaatcttaaatattttctaaatctcaggccaaaaaaaataacgaaatgagaataaactcaaaaattaatatttatatcgagtaataaccaaaataaaaaaagcgacacaaaaatgtgaaaatattgaagatagaaaTGATTGTCACATGAatgtaaacttctcataaccataattaacttttaaattgctaaatcataatataaaaccGAACTGACATTGTTTTATTATAACCAAAAAGTAGGCCTGAGATTCTTCGGCTTAAACTTTAGGTTCTGATGCGATAAGTAATTTTctaacttaaatatttttaaaaatgggatcAGCTCATTGGTacacaaattatgtaattagcaatttttttaaaaaaaaattgtttaagtacaaaaaaatattaattcgatcaagaatataaattttatttttttatacgaTATCCCAGTAATGTATGTATAATCGTCCCATCCGTATTTTTACTGCATATACGTCATGTTTTACTGTATATATGCCAGCTAATTgactatataatttaaaacatactTTACTGTATACATTTCTTCATCGTGTAGCGTATAGGGTGCCGTAAATACGGCCGTATACACTGTATTTTAGAACACTTCAGACTATCAGATTAAGGAGATTCATAACCTGGATTCGGCATTTGAGTGGAGACCTTCCTTTATGCTTGCTGCTTCCGTTAGAGCGTTTCTCCATTCGGTCACACGATCTTTAGGCTCAGATGCCTCGTGCTTAGAAAATGCCTCACCGTATTTCCCAATCTGTTGCTCCACTAAGGAGCGATCTACGCCATAAAAGACTGGAACCACCGTGGCTCCTGTTTTGCTATGCCGCCACTCAATAATCTCCGCAAGAGTAGTCAGGCTATGTTTGGAGGACGCGAAGTCCTCAGAGAGAACAACAATACAGATCTTGGATCTCTCTATCCCCAGTCTAGTCTTCTTGGGTAAATACTGTCTGGTTTCAGGCACCTTGTTTTTGTCATCTTCCTCCATCACAGTGATGTTTACGCGCTTTAAAGCGGCGGAAAGGTGGCTAACGAAGGTGTCGCGGGTGCCGTCGCAGCTAGAGCTGATAAAGACATCGTGGTGGCTTGACCCTCTGGAAAAAGGGGACAGTCTTGCTTGCTCTGTTACTGTTGTCTTGACGCTAGTTCTTGCCATTTCTTCTTCAACGCCTTTTTTCTTTGAGTTTTTGCACTAGATGCCTATAAAAACAACCTTAATTAGATGAATGACCATAACactatttgataattttaattcCATATCTACCCCTACGTTAATCCATAAACCTAACACATATGTTTATACACAAACCcgtgtttttttatttctttcaatgttttctttctgttttttttattgctTCTACGAAAGCACATTCTTCCTTCTACTCTTTCTTTCTGTaacgtttttttttccaattttttttaacgaaatgaaactagtttttcattttcattttttttgtgtgtgtatgATTTTAGTTCGTATAACCATTTTCATAGATCttgattttctaatttttaaatatctgTTAATCAGATCCCACTATTGTCACAAAGAATTAATGGTTAGTGCTTCTAAACGTCATTGTTCACTCATAAGATCTTCTCTGGGAGGTGTTTTCGACCCCAATCAACGCCGGGAGAAAAAAAAGGTAATTGACTAACCTTGCGCTTTTCCTTTCCTTGCAACAAGTGGAAGTCAATGAGAAAATGGCTATGTTCTTCAACctagtttcatattttgttgGGTCTACCATTGATTATGATTGGGGTTTTGTGTAAAGTTTCAAAATCTGTGAGTTATATTGTATATGATTTATACGTCTTAACGCTAATCAAGTACCTGATGATTTCTTGCTCTTAATTGATTTATTGCAGATTTTTCGTAGTTAGAATTGTTGGAGACTGATTTTATGATTCCAAAAATATGGAATTAGTAGAAAAGTtgcttaaaattttgaaatttaggAGGTACATATGATTTATACGTTTTATTATTAATCCTTTTCTTTAGGCTCTCTTAGCTAATGATGTTCTgctcttcattgtttttttttgcagattttcCATCTTTAGAATCGTTTGAAGACACATGCAATCTCTTTTATCGAATCAAAAAGAGAGAGTGTCTCAGTGGAGAAGCTATAGAACTGTTGTTATTGTTGCTATAAGATCTCCTCAATTCAGAGTGGATTGTTCATGTGCTTGGATTCAGAGTGTAATCTTATTTTTCCAGTTTTATGAAGGTTAttgtttgttgatttgtttgatATCcgaaatactttaaaaatatcaGTTTTATTTGGAGGTATCCAACATTTCAAATCTCCTCAAACAAATGTTTTTGAATGGTTGTTACAAGTTACATGTGGATTACTTTGtaactaggataagatccgcgccttgcgcggaattaagttattatttttattatattttggagaatgaaacaatagtttggcttcatttggattaggggtgttcaatccagatatcgggttggtttcgattcggttcggtttttttctgtattttggttagtaaaatataactactattctaaatccatatttactttgactttagtctttcacatacttttgaaagatttcaactggacaactaaattgatcagccaatcttgttgctttaaatcattagtatatatatatatatatatatatatatatatatatattatttagtttgaatatttattaaataaaaattcatatgcgttatattttatgatcatttgtaacttattataacaaaaaaaaataatctattgatcacaaataTTTCAGACtgagaatcttcaaatttctaataatatatagacgttttgaaataacatataagaaaaaatataaatgtttttattatatatttaatgtgatttttttaatatcttttaataatataaaataaaaaaaagaactaagataccaaaattgttatcaaatatttattattcataataattaatttttatatatacgttaatcatattaggtaatttcgtagcttctaattaaggaaagtgcaaaaacaatatttggtagattatttatcaattcgaatattcgatagctagtttaataaaaaatataatgtaagttaagatggatCAACCTATTTTCttaagaataatatattttatatagtcatttattaaatgagaatttataatcatacacttctatgatcattcatatcgttttataactgaatatttaaatcatcgataaaaaaattttcaatgtgaaatctttaataggtttataatttataaatgtttttgaaaattcattgaaagttttaatattaaaatatttatgtaatcttatggtatatagtttaatatatatataagtatatatatatatatgttttattattaaatgatattttttactcatatagttttaaaatcatgtgtatcttcttataatattaaataaaagtttatattaatacaattttatgatcatttgtaacttattatgacaaaaaaaataatctattgatcacaaaattttaagagtggtgatcttcaaatttctaataatttaaagacattttgaaaaattcaaaatataacatataaaaaaatataaatgtttttattatatatttaatgtgatttttaatatcttttaataatataaattttttaaaaagaactaagatacaaaaattgttatcaaatatttattattcataataattaattttcacatatatgttaatcatattaggtaatatcgtagcttttatttaaggaaagtgcaaaacattttttggtacgttgtTTAtctattcgatagttagtttaataaaaagtttaatataagttaagatggaccaacctatttttctaagaatagtatattttatatagttatttattaaataagaatttataatcatacggttctatgatcattcatatcattttataacaaaatatttaaatcatcgataacaaaattttcaatctgaaatctttaataagtttataatttataaatgttcttgaaaattcattgaaacttttaatattaaaatatttatgtaatcctatggtatatagtgt encodes:
- the LOC106425501 gene encoding disease resistance protein RRS1 isoform X2, whose amino-acid sequence is MGRRLCGVKSIQPLLDNEETKPNGEENEREDIESILLEASGLSFVVDPGAFQDMCNLRLLKIYSSDPERRPGLDLSMGLLYLPYELRLLHWENYALRTLPEEFDPDNLVELNMPYSQLEELWEESKNLNSLKTINLHHSEKLVHIQELKDAHYLQLVDLQGCTSLQIFPVIEHLNHLQVLNICGCIGIKMFPEVPQNIKELSLKGTSISEIPASIESLSKLVKLDLGNCKELLNFLVKIYNMESLQKLNLSGCKKLKSFPEIPNRVENLQYLGLSGTAIEELHTSLSNMVCLKVLEVSKNLKPPFSLKDLKDLKVVEIDEEIHKTS
- the LOC106425501 gene encoding probable disease resistance protein At4g19520 isoform X1, with translation MARTSVKTTVTEQARLSPFSRGSSHHDVFISSSCDGTRDTFVSHLSAALKRVNITVMEEDDKNKVPETRQYLPKKTRLGIERSKICIVVLSEDFASSKHSLTTLAEIIEWRHSKTGATVVPVFYGVDRSLVEQQIGKYGEAFSKHEASEPKDRVTEWRNALTEAASIKEGLHSNAESSDLKLMEDIVSYVHGRLIPADKIGVSSRVLEIENLLSKQPWVVRSIGIWGMPGIGKTTIAKAAFDQTKGNFKSRSRFIQNFEREFEKEGMSRLRGQHLPSHVKEKLDINRSITNNSQREESVFLVLDDVRNPINAESFLGGFEWFDPGSVIIITSRNKQVLVQCRMVEIYEVKGLDDKEGLKLFSQCAFGEPKPEDGHLKVSEMIVKYANGNAKALSHYGNELKGKKPEEMEIEFCKLKLNPPAEILEVFKNSYNELSENEKNIFMDIACFFKGDKVDRVMQVLDGCGFFPCIGIDYLVEKSLVTIRGNKVEMHYKTWPGKSFVKK